A window of the Bombina bombina isolate aBomBom1 chromosome 3, aBomBom1.pri, whole genome shotgun sequence genome harbors these coding sequences:
- the LOC128652443 gene encoding gap junction alpha-2 protein-like has protein sequence MAGWDLLKILLDEVQEFSTLIGKVWLTVLFIFRILILSLAAESVWGDEQSDFICNTEQPGCTNVCYDKAFPISHIRYWVLQFLFVSTPTLVYLGHVIYVSRRKEKLRRKQNALTLQATESKENQGAQPETPIEPVKIEGALLYTYTASVVFKSIFEAGFLLGQWYLYGFTMPAIYVCERIPCPNKVDCFVSRPTEKTIFILFVLVVSLISLLLNLLELIHLLFKQFCPTIKEGSSYSATGNVSNGTLRILQPQESYSQPPSSDHGTELPEYNKLSNGQKWSSVRIEQGVSSPIKAKPLFDCWSHGSISTVVSGVPGLVDNQGAIPNKSPVPSKQQYV, from the coding sequence ATGGCAGGCTGGGATCTACTTAAGATATTACTAGATGAGGTCCAAGAATTTTCCACTCTCATTGGAAAGGTTTGGCTGACTGTACTTTTCATCTTCAGAATTCTCATCTTAAGCCTTGCTGCAGAGTCTGTATGGGGAGATGAACAGTCTGATTTTATCTGCAACACTGAACAGCCAGGATGTACCAATGTTTGCTATGATAAGGCCTTCCCAATTTCACATATTCGTTACTGGGTGCTACAGTTTCTCTTTGTCAGTACTCCTACTTTAGTTTATCTGGGTCATGTGATCTATGTGTCTAGGAGAAAGGAGAAGTTGCGACGGAAACAGAATGCTCTGACTCTCCAAGCAACGGAGTCAAAAGAGAATCAAGGCGCACAGCCTGAAACTCCTATTGAGCCTGTGAAGATTGAAGGTGCCTTGCTGTACACCTATACAGCTAGTGTGGTTTTTAAGAGCATCTTTGAAGCAGGGTTTCTGCTTGGTCAGTGGTACCTTTATGGATTTACGATGCCTGCTATCTACGTGTGTGAGCGAATCCCTTGCCCAAATAAAGTGGATTGCTTTGTTTCACGACCTACAGAGAAAACCATCTTTATTCTGTTTGTGCTTGTAGTGTCTCTCATCTCCCTCCTGCTTAACCTCCTGGAGCTCATCCACCTCCTTTTCAAGCAATTCTGTCCAACTATAAAGGAAGGGTCATCTTATTCTGCAACAGGAAATGTCTCCAATGGGACACTCAGAATTCTGCAACCACAGGAATCCTACTCCCAGCCTCCATCTAGTGACCATGGCACAGAGCTTCCTGAATACAATAAATTATCTAATGGGCAGAAGTGGTCAAGTGTTAGAATAGAGCAGGGAGTCAGCAGCCCTATCAAGGCAAAGCCTCTCTTTGACTGTTGGTCACATGGTAGCATCTCTACTGTTGTCTCTGGTGTACCAGGCCTAGTTGATAATCAAGGGGCCATTCCCAACAAGTCTCCAGTTCCTTCAAAGCAGCAGTATGTTTAG